The Syngnathus typhle isolate RoL2023-S1 ecotype Sweden linkage group LG6, RoL_Styp_1.0, whole genome shotgun sequence genome has a window encoding:
- the LOC133155348 gene encoding T-box transcription factor TBX1-A, giving the protein MSRNDSPSLLNVKVPPVNKVRVQLEMHSLWQQFDELGTEMIVTKAGRRMFPTFQVRISGMDPTAEYVLLMDFIPVDDKRYRYAFHSSSWLVAGRADIAAPSRMHFHPDSPARGAQWMKQTVSFDTLKLTNNLLDDNGHMILNSMHRYQPRFHVVYVDTTPNSHLNAHRNFCSFSFPETRFMAVTAYQNHRITQLKIASNPFAKGFRTTDTQDWLVYTGKHSQASRNVASTRGQD; this is encoded by the exons ATGTCGAGGAATG ACAGTCCATCGCTGTTGAACGTTAAGGTCCCGCCAGTCAATAAGGTCAGAGTTCAGCTGGAGATGCATTCGCTATGGCAGCAGTTTGATGAGCTAGGTACTGAAATGATCGTCACCAAAGCTGGAAG GAGGATGTTTCCGACGTTCCAGGTGCGAATCTCGGGAATGGATCCTACCGCTGAATATGTTCTGCTCATGGATTTTATTCCTGTAGATGATAAAAGATATAG ATATGCATTCCACAGCTCATCCTGGTTGGTAGCAGGTCGAGCAGATATTGCGGCTCCGAGCCGGATGCACTTCCACCCGGACTCACCAGCTCGTGGAGCCCAGTGGATGAAGCAGACTGTGTCCTTTGACACGCTCAAGCTGACCAACAACCTGCTGGATGACAATGGACAT ATGATATTGAATTCAATGCATCGCTACCAGCCACGCTTCCACGTGGTATATGTGGATACAACGCCCAACAGCCATTTAAATGCACACAGAAACTTTTGCTCCTTCTCCTTCCCCGAGACTCGCTTCATGGCAGTCACTGCCTATCAAAACCACAGG ATCACTCAGCTGAAGATAGCTAGCAATCCATTTGCGAAAGGCTTCAGAACAACAGACACACAGGATTGGTTAGTGTACACT GGGAAACATTCCCAAGCCTCTCGGAATGTGGCATCCACCAGAGGACAGGACTGA
- the bace1 gene encoding beta-secretase 1 isoform X1 has protein sequence MESSRAQPRLLPAILAWTILCQLGGGQPVPNTSGLPRAIRLPLSQGARTESPPPLEGGHARRMSARRRRGVTPSGINFVDMIDNLRGKSGQGYYVEMAVGSPPQKLNILVDTGSSNFAVGAAAHPFLRRYYHRSLSTSYRDLGRSVYVPYTQGRWEGELGTDLVSVPHGPNATLRANIAAITQSDRFFINGSNWEGILGLAYADIARPDERLEPFFDSLVRQTPVPNFFSLQLCGAGFTQNYSLGSATVGGSMIIGGIDTSLFVGELWYTPIRREWYYEVIIVRIEVNGQDLNMDCKEYNYDKSIVDSGTTNLRLPRKVFQAAVKAIEAASSTEQFPSGFWLGEQLVCWQAGTTPWNIFPVISLYLMSENRNQSFRISILPQQYLRPVEDVASAQEDCYKFAVSPSSTGTVMGAVIMEGFYVVFDREKSRIGFAVSTCHVHDEFRTASVEGPFYGIDLEDCGYNIPQTDESTLMTIAYIMAGICALFMLPLCLMVCQWRFARCLHPQGDFSDDISLLK, from the exons ATGGAGTCGTCGAGAGCTCAACCTCGCCTGCTGCCAGCAATTCTGGCGTGGACTATTCTGTGTCAGCTAGGCGGCGGCCAACCGGTGCCGAACACTTCGGGCCTGCCTCGAGCTATTCGCTTGCCTCTGAGCCAAGGAGCTCGCACCGAATCACCGCCGCCCCTCGAGGGTGGCCACGCGAGGAGGATGAGCGCTCGCCGGCGGAGGGGAGTGACACCCAGCGGCATCAACTTCGTAGATATGATCGACAACCTGCGGGGGAAGTCCGGGCAGGGCTATTACGTGGAGATGGCTGTGGGCTCTCCTCCGCAAAAG CTGAACATCCTTGTGGATACGGGAAGCAGTAACTTTGCTGTTGGAGCGGCTGCTCATCCATTTTTGCGCAGATACTATCATCGCTCACT TTCCACCTCTTACCGGGACCTTGGAAGAAGCGTGTATGTCCCATATACCCAGGGTCGATGGGAAGGCGAGTTGGGTACAGATCTCGTCTCCGTCCCACACGGCCCAAATGCCACGCTCCGTGCCAACATTGCTGCAATCACCCAATCCGATCGCTTTTTCATCAATGGATCTAACTGGGAAGGAATCCTTGGATTGGCTTATGCTGATATAGCACGG ccTGATGAGAGATTGGAGCCCTTCTTTGACTCCCTGGTTCGCCAGACTCCTGTCCCCAACTTCTTCTCTCTCCAGTTATGTGGTGCTGGCTTTACCCAAAACTACTCCCTGGGCAGCGCCACTGTTGGAGGGAGCATG ATAATCGGAGGCATAGACACATCCCTCTTTGTGGGAGAGCTTTGGTATACTCCCATCCGTAGGGAGTGGTACTATGAGGTCATTATCGTGCGTATTGAGGTGAATGGACAGGACCTCAACATGGACTGTAAGGAG TACAATTACGATAAGAGCATTGTGGACAGTGGCACCACGAACCTTCGACTACCCCGGAAAGTTTTCCAGGCCGCTGTCAAGGCGATTGAAGCAGCTTCCTCA ACAGAACAGTTTCCGTCTGGGTTCTGGCTCGGCGAGCAGCTGGTGTGTTGGCAAGCCGGAACGACACCTTGGAATATCTTCCCAGTCATCTCTCTCTATCTGATGAGTGAAAACCGTAATCAGTCCTTTCGAATCTCCATCTTGCCCCAG CAATACCTGCGGCCAGTTGAGGATGTCGCTTCTGCTCAGGAAGACTGCTATAAGTTTGCCGTGTCCCCGTCGAGCACCGGCACAGTTATGGGAGCGGTTATCATGGAAGGATTCTATGTGGTGTTTGATCGAGAAAAGAGCCGGATCGGTTTTGCTGTCAGCACATGCCATG TTCATGACGAGTTTCGCACAGCCTCTGTGGAAGGCCCGTTCTACGGTATTGATCTGGAAGACTGCGGCTACAACATCCCCCAGACGGACGAGTCCACTCTTATGACTATTGCCTACATCATGGCGGGTATCTGTGCTCTCTTCATGTTGCCATTGTGTCTCATGGTGTGCCAGTGGCGCTTTGCTCGCTGCCTTCACCCACAGGGGGACTTCTCTGATGACATATCACTTCTTAAATGA
- the tagln gene encoding transgelin isoform X2: protein MANKGPSYGMSRQVQDKIESKYDQELEQILVEWISRQCGPGVKKPEEGKIGFQTWLKDGCVLSELINSLFTGDKPVKKIQSSPMAFKQMEQISQFLNAAEKYGVTKTDMFQTVDLWEGKDLAAVQRTLSALGSLAVTKDEGTYQGDPNWFFKKAQENKRDFSDEQMKAGKNVIGLQMGSNKGASQEGMSYGKPRQIL, encoded by the exons ATGGCAAACAAAGGCCCATCCTACGGCATGAGCCGGCAGGTTCAGGATAAGATCGAGAGCAAGTATGACCAGGAGCTGGAGCAGATTCTGGTGGAGTGGATCAGCCGCCAGTGTGGTCCTGGTGTCAAAAAGCCTGAGGAGGGAAAAATTGGATTCCAGACTTGGCTAAAGGACGGATGT GTCCTGAGTGAATTGATCAACAGCCTTTTTACTGGAGACAAACCTGTGAAGAAGATTCAGAGCTCACCCATGGCTTTCAAACAGATGGAGCAGATCTCTCAGTTTCTTAATGCTGCCGAGAAGTATGGCGTCACCAAAACTGACATGTTCCAGACCGTAGACCTCTGGGAAG GTAAAGACTTGGCAGCAGTGCAGAGGACCTTGTCGGCTCTCGGCAGCTTGGCGGTCACAAAGGATGAGGGCACGTACCAGGGTGACCCAAACTGGTTCTTCAA GAAAGCGCAGGAGAACAAGCGAGATTTCTCCGATGAGCAGATGAAGGCGGGCAAGAATGTGATTGGTCTCCAGATGGGGTCAAACAAGGGAGCCAGTCAGGAAGGAATGAGCTACGGAAAGCCAAGACAAATCCTGTAA
- the tagln gene encoding transgelin isoform X1: protein MAAKAAGMANKGPSYGMSRQVQDKIESKYDQELEQILVEWISRQCGPGVKKPEEGKIGFQTWLKDGCVLSELINSLFTGDKPVKKIQSSPMAFKQMEQISQFLNAAEKYGVTKTDMFQTVDLWEGKDLAAVQRTLSALGSLAVTKDEGTYQGDPNWFFKKAQENKRDFSDEQMKAGKNVIGLQMGSNKGASQEGMSYGKPRQIL, encoded by the exons atggcagcaaag GCAGCCGGAATGGCAAACAAAGGCCCATCCTACGGCATGAGCCGGCAGGTTCAGGATAAGATCGAGAGCAAGTATGACCAGGAGCTGGAGCAGATTCTGGTGGAGTGGATCAGCCGCCAGTGTGGTCCTGGTGTCAAAAAGCCTGAGGAGGGAAAAATTGGATTCCAGACTTGGCTAAAGGACGGATGT GTCCTGAGTGAATTGATCAACAGCCTTTTTACTGGAGACAAACCTGTGAAGAAGATTCAGAGCTCACCCATGGCTTTCAAACAGATGGAGCAGATCTCTCAGTTTCTTAATGCTGCCGAGAAGTATGGCGTCACCAAAACTGACATGTTCCAGACCGTAGACCTCTGGGAAG GTAAAGACTTGGCAGCAGTGCAGAGGACCTTGTCGGCTCTCGGCAGCTTGGCGGTCACAAAGGATGAGGGCACGTACCAGGGTGACCCAAACTGGTTCTTCAA GAAAGCGCAGGAGAACAAGCGAGATTTCTCCGATGAGCAGATGAAGGCGGGCAAGAATGTGATTGGTCTCCAGATGGGGTCAAACAAGGGAGCCAGTCAGGAAGGAATGAGCTACGGAAAGCCAAGACAAATCCTGTAA
- the apoa1b gene encoding apolipoprotein A-Ib → MKFVALAITLLLAVGCQAASLQADAPSSLAHARAVVDVYLTQMKESVKNALGHLDDTEYKEFKDVISLRLDDLHLQLKTVQESVAPVTDGVVATLSDVTQTFRDNVKKDVDALEVQLAPYKTKLNEVVNKHIEEYRALLEPVITEYQAQHDAQMNVLKAKLEPIVEDLRNKISVNVEETKTALVPIIEAVRTKVDARLVELREMIGPYVGEYKDQIGKAYAHARSIKAEDLTALREKINPLVEDVKTKLQTIFQNIFQTFSASEA, encoded by the exons ATGAAGTTTGTTGCTCTCGCTATCACTTTGCTGCTGGCCGTTG GCTGCCAGGCTGCTTCTCTGCAGGCTGATGCACCCAGCTCCCTGGCCCATGCCCGGGCTGTTGTTGACGTCTATCTGACTCAAATGAAAGAAAGTGTCAAAAATGCCTTGGGTCACCTTGATGATACAGAGTACAAAGAATTTAA AGACGTAATCAGCCTTCGCTTGGATGATCTTCACCTTCAGCTCAAAACCGTACAGGAATCCGTCGCTCCCGTCACCGACGGTGTGGTTGCGACACTCAGTGATGTTACTCAAACCTTCAGAGATAATGTCAAGAAGGACGTTGATGCCTTGGAGGTGCAACTCGCCCCCTACAAAACAAAGCTGAACGAGGTTGTTAACAAACACATCGAAGAGTACCGCGCGCTTCTGGAGCCTGTGATCACAGAGTACCAGGCCCAGCACGATGCTCAGATGAATGTTCTGAAAGCCAAGCTGGAGCCCATTGTGGAAGACCTGCGCAACAAGATCTCCGTCAACGTTGAGGAGACCAAGACCGCTCTCGTGCCCATCATTGAAGCTGTGCGCACCAAGGTGGATGCTCGTCTGGTGGAGCTGAGAGAGATGATTGGTCCATACGTGGGGGAATACAAAGACCAGATTGGAAAGGCCTACGCCCATGCCAGATCTATCAAAGCAGAAGATCTCACTGCTCTGAGAGAGAAGATTAACCCACTGGTTGAAGATGTCAAGACGAAACTCCAAACTATCTTCCAGAACATCTTCCAAACCTTCAGTGCTAGTGAAGCATAA
- the pcsk7 gene encoding proprotein convertase subtilisin/kexin type 7 — MAILHVTSFIFLLFLSLFAFLLLTNLPSVAPSFPFPHSTSSPSCGPGQSWAVCLHADPYLAESEELDVIANQVAQQAGLHNQGQIGQLKGHYMLCSSQLDANTWRNNPQASNVLANHPNVLWYSQERILSRSKRSMAFNDPHYPKQWHLRNHVNKDMDINVTGIWERNITGQGVTVVVVDDGLQHTHQDIRANYSPEGSYDLNSNDPDPMPHSDVHNDNHHGTRCAGEIAAVPNNSFCAVGVAYGSKVAGIRVLDGPLTDSLEAIAFNKHYQINDIYSCSWGPDDDGHTVDGPHPLGKAALQHGVIAGRRGFGSVFVVASGNGGQYNDNCNYDGYANSIYTITIGAVDENGRMPFYAEECASMLAVTFSSGGDKLRSIVTSDWFMHQGTGCTERHTGTSAAAPLAAGMVALMLQVRPCLTWRDVQHIIAFTATKCDNSSDWRENGAGFHHSHQHGFGLLNAWKLVNAAKVWESVPFLVSYQSSVIAEKVSIPSYPEEMLRTWTVTAADLALSGLQTLEHVAVTVTITHPCRGNLEIVLFCPSGISSVIAARRAVDRDSAGYQDWTFSTVRCWGERADGQYRLKLSDHKEPLSQICANVGKLEQWKLTLYGSSMTFKEVKDRQMLVEDAMSGKYLDSNFSLPCSPGLDIPSEVISPFTSSSLRFLLLLGCFALFWSLYYIMEAAIAHLDIRGLQCLPWRQAGHRVRNERGGRGVEEALDEENGGEEEREPEAELHTVLDSEAKMPPLIDREMLTM, encoded by the exons ATGGCCATTCTCCACGTCACCTCATTCATTTTTCTCCTGTTTCTctcattgtttgcttttttactTCTGACAAATCTGCCTTCTGTCGCTCCGTCATTTCCTTTTCCCCATTCGACTTCGTCGCCATCCTGCGGTCCAGGTCAGTCATGGGCTGTCTGCCTCCATGCTGACCCGTATCTTGCGGAATCTGAGGAACTTGATGTAATTGCCAACCAG GTGGCACAACAGGCTGGGCTGCACAACCAAGGTCAGATTGGACAGCTCAAGGGCCACTACATGCTGTGTTCTTCTCAACTTGATGCTAATACTTGGAGGAATAACCCCCAAGCTTCAAATGTGCTGGCAAACCACCCTAATGTCCTTTGGTACTCCCAAGAGAGGATACTCAGCCGTTCGAAAAGATCTATGGCTTTTAATGACCCTCACTACCCTAAACAGTGGCATCTG CGCAATCATGTTAATAAGGACATGGACATCAACGTGACGGGAATTTGGGAGCGCAACATTACCGGCCAAGGGGTCACCGTGGTGGTGGTAGACGACGGGTTGCAACACACCCATCAAGATATAAGAGCCAATTAT AGTCCCGAGGGCAGCTATGATCTGAACTCCAATGACCCAGACCCTATGCCCCACTCTGACGTGCACAACGACAACCACCACGGTACTCGATGTGCCGGCGAGATCGCTGCAGTTCCGAACAACAGCTTTTGTGCCGTGGGTGTGGCGTATGGCAGTAAGGTGGCAG GTATAAGGGTCCTGGACGGCCCCCTGACAGATAGCCTAGAGGCCATAGCCTTCAACAAGCACTATCAAATCAACGACATCTACAGCTGCAG TTGGGGTCCTGATGATGATGGACACACTGTGGATGGACCCCACCCCTTGGGCAAA GCTGCACTTCAGCACGGCGTCATTGCAGGAAGACGTGGCTTTGGAAGCGTCTTTGTGGTAGCCAGTGGCAATGGAGGTCAATACAATGACAACTGCAATTATGATGGTTATGCCAACTCCATCTACACAATCACCATTG GAGCTGTTGACGAGAATGGCAGGATGCCCTTTTATGCCGAAGAGTGTGCTTCTATGTTGGCCGTCACTTTCAGCAGTGGGGGGGACAAGCTGAGGAGCATT GTAACATCGGACTGGTTCATGCACCAGGGGACAGGCTGCACTGAGCGCCACACCGGCACGTCTGCCGCCGCCCCCCTGGCGGCCGGTATGGTGGCCCTCATGCTTCAAGTCCGGCCTTGCCTCACTTGGAGGGACGTCCAGCACATCATTGCCTTCACTGCCACCAAG TGTGACAACAGTTCAGACTGGAGGGAGAACGGAGCAGGCTTCCATCACAGTCATCAACATGGTTTTGGTCTCCTCAACGCATGGAAACTTGTTAATGCAGCCAAG GTATGGGAGTCAGTGCCATTTCTGGTGTCCTATCAGAGCTCAGTAATAGCGGAGAAAGTGTCCATTCCATCATATCCCGAGGAGATGCTCCGCACCTGGACAG tcacTGCTGCTGACTTGGCGCTGTCTGGGCTGCAGACACTGGAGCATGTAGCTGTTACCGTGACAATCACCCACCCGTGTCGCGGCAACCTGGAGATTGTGTTGTTCTGTCCCAGCGGCATTTCATCGGTCATCGCGGCTCGACGGGCTGTTGACAG AGACTCTGCAGGCTACCAGGATTGGACCTTCTCCACTGTGCGTTGCTGGGGGGAGAGGGCTGACGGCCAATACCGCCTCAAGTTATCCGACCATA AGGAACCATTGTCTCAAATATGCGCCAATGTGGGGAAGTTAGAGCAGTGGAAGTTGACGCTGTATGGATCGTCCATGACTTTCAAGGAGGTCAAGGACAGACAAAT GCTGGTGGAGGATGCCATGAGTGGCAAATATCTGGACAGCAATTTCTCCCTGCCTTGCTCTCCAGGCCTTGATATACCATCAGAGGTTATCAGTCCCTTCACCTCGAGTAGCCTCAGG TTCCTCCTCCTGCTTGGCTGCTTTGCGCTCTTCTGGTCTCTTTACTACATAATGGAGGCAGCCATAGCCCACCTGGACATTAGAGGCCTCCAATGTCTGCCCTGGAGGCAAGCGGGTCACAGAGTCAGGAATGAGCGTGGTGGGAGAGGAGTAGAAGAGGCTTTGGATGAAGAGAACGGTGGCGAAGAAGAGCGAGAACCTGAGGCAGAGCTGCATACGGTGCTGGACTCGGAGGCCAAAATGCCGCCGCTTATCGATCGAGAAATGCTGACCATGTGA
- the bace1 gene encoding beta-secretase 1 isoform X2: MILSLRCKPKRSQIKSQRFEWATREVQLETEGKDIQGDRKHHSGHYKRGQTRLCGVGGDEWMQIQETIDLNILVDTGSSNFAVGAAAHPFLRRYYHRSLSTSYRDLGRSVYVPYTQGRWEGELGTDLVSVPHGPNATLRANIAAITQSDRFFINGSNWEGILGLAYADIARPDERLEPFFDSLVRQTPVPNFFSLQLCGAGFTQNYSLGSATVGGSMIIGGIDTSLFVGELWYTPIRREWYYEVIIVRIEVNGQDLNMDCKEYNYDKSIVDSGTTNLRLPRKVFQAAVKAIEAASSTEQFPSGFWLGEQLVCWQAGTTPWNIFPVISLYLMSENRNQSFRISILPQQYLRPVEDVASAQEDCYKFAVSPSSTGTVMGAVIMEGFYVVFDREKSRIGFAVSTCHVHDEFRTASVEGPFYGIDLEDCGYNIPQTDESTLMTIAYIMAGICALFMLPLCLMVCQWRFARCLHPQGDFSDDISLLK; the protein is encoded by the exons ATGATACTCTCATTGAGATGTAAACCAAAGAGGAGCCAAATAAAGAGCCAGAGATTTGAATGGGCAACCCGAGAGGTTCAACTGGAGACAGAGGGGAAGGACATTCAGGGTGACAGGAAACATCACTCAGGACATTACAAAAGAGGACAAACTAGACTGTGTGGTGTCGGAGGTGATGAGTGGATGCAAATACAGGAAACGATTGAT CTGAACATCCTTGTGGATACGGGAAGCAGTAACTTTGCTGTTGGAGCGGCTGCTCATCCATTTTTGCGCAGATACTATCATCGCTCACT TTCCACCTCTTACCGGGACCTTGGAAGAAGCGTGTATGTCCCATATACCCAGGGTCGATGGGAAGGCGAGTTGGGTACAGATCTCGTCTCCGTCCCACACGGCCCAAATGCCACGCTCCGTGCCAACATTGCTGCAATCACCCAATCCGATCGCTTTTTCATCAATGGATCTAACTGGGAAGGAATCCTTGGATTGGCTTATGCTGATATAGCACGG ccTGATGAGAGATTGGAGCCCTTCTTTGACTCCCTGGTTCGCCAGACTCCTGTCCCCAACTTCTTCTCTCTCCAGTTATGTGGTGCTGGCTTTACCCAAAACTACTCCCTGGGCAGCGCCACTGTTGGAGGGAGCATG ATAATCGGAGGCATAGACACATCCCTCTTTGTGGGAGAGCTTTGGTATACTCCCATCCGTAGGGAGTGGTACTATGAGGTCATTATCGTGCGTATTGAGGTGAATGGACAGGACCTCAACATGGACTGTAAGGAG TACAATTACGATAAGAGCATTGTGGACAGTGGCACCACGAACCTTCGACTACCCCGGAAAGTTTTCCAGGCCGCTGTCAAGGCGATTGAAGCAGCTTCCTCA ACAGAACAGTTTCCGTCTGGGTTCTGGCTCGGCGAGCAGCTGGTGTGTTGGCAAGCCGGAACGACACCTTGGAATATCTTCCCAGTCATCTCTCTCTATCTGATGAGTGAAAACCGTAATCAGTCCTTTCGAATCTCCATCTTGCCCCAG CAATACCTGCGGCCAGTTGAGGATGTCGCTTCTGCTCAGGAAGACTGCTATAAGTTTGCCGTGTCCCCGTCGAGCACCGGCACAGTTATGGGAGCGGTTATCATGGAAGGATTCTATGTGGTGTTTGATCGAGAAAAGAGCCGGATCGGTTTTGCTGTCAGCACATGCCATG TTCATGACGAGTTTCGCACAGCCTCTGTGGAAGGCCCGTTCTACGGTATTGATCTGGAAGACTGCGGCTACAACATCCCCCAGACGGACGAGTCCACTCTTATGACTATTGCCTACATCATGGCGGGTATCTGTGCTCTCTTCATGTTGCCATTGTGTCTCATGGTGTGCCAGTGGCGCTTTGCTCGCTGCCTTCACCCACAGGGGGACTTCTCTGATGACATATCACTTCTTAAATGA